Proteins from one Mycobacterium adipatum genomic window:
- the rpmA gene encoding 50S ribosomal protein L27 → MAHKKGASSSRNGRDSAAQRLGVKRFGGQVVKAGEILVRQRGTHFHPGVNVGRGGDDTLFATAPGVVEFGAKRGRRTVNIVRLVRSEA, encoded by the coding sequence ATGGCACATAAGAAGGGCGCTTCCAGCTCTCGCAACGGTCGCGATTCAGCCGCCCAGCGGCTCGGCGTCAAGCGTTTCGGCGGCCAGGTCGTCAAGGCCGGCGAGATCCTGGTCCGGCAGCGCGGCACCCACTTCCACCCAGGCGTCAACGTCGGTCGCGGTGGCGACGACACCCTGTTTGCCACGGCGCCGGGCGTCGTGGAATTCGGCGCCAAGCGCGGCCGCCGGACGGTCAACATCGTCCGACTCGTGCGCTCGGAAGCCTGA
- the proB gene encoding glutamate 5-kinase: MSRHREAVRTARSVVVKIGTTALTTPTGVFDAGRLASLVEAIEGRMKAGSDVVIVSSGAIAAGIEPLGLSRRPTDLATKQAAASVGQVALVNAWSAAFARYERTVGQVLLTAHDIAMRVQHNNAQRTLDRLRALHAVAIVNENDTVATNEIRFGDNDRLSALVAHLVGADALVLLSDIDGLYDGDPRKATADKPARFIPEVAADGDLDGVVAGRGSSLGTGGMASKLSSALLAADAGVPVLLAAAADAASALADASVGTVFAPRPERMSARRFWVRYAAEASGVLTLDDGAVNAVVRGRRSLLPAGITGVSGKFHGDDVVELRGPDGQTVARGVVAYDAVELAAMIGRSTRDLPPELRRPVVHADDLVAT, encoded by the coding sequence GTGAGCCGGCACCGCGAGGCGGTCCGGACCGCGCGCAGTGTCGTCGTCAAGATCGGCACCACCGCGCTGACCACCCCCACCGGTGTGTTCGACGCGGGCAGGTTGGCCAGCCTCGTCGAGGCCATCGAGGGGCGGATGAAGGCCGGCTCCGATGTGGTGATCGTGTCCTCCGGGGCGATCGCCGCCGGGATCGAACCGCTGGGATTGAGCAGGCGCCCCACCGATCTGGCTACCAAACAGGCTGCCGCCAGTGTCGGGCAGGTGGCCTTGGTCAATGCGTGGAGCGCGGCGTTCGCACGTTACGAACGTACCGTCGGCCAGGTGCTGTTGACGGCACACGACATCGCGATGCGGGTACAGCACAACAACGCCCAGCGCACCTTGGACCGGTTGCGCGCCCTGCACGCCGTGGCGATCGTCAACGAGAACGACACGGTGGCCACCAACGAGATTCGCTTCGGTGACAACGACCGGCTCTCGGCGTTGGTGGCGCACCTGGTCGGCGCCGACGCGCTGGTGCTGCTGTCCGATATCGACGGTCTCTACGACGGTGACCCCCGCAAGGCCACCGCCGACAAACCCGCCCGGTTCATTCCCGAGGTGGCCGCCGACGGTGACCTCGACGGGGTGGTCGCCGGGCGGGGCAGCAGTCTGGGCACCGGCGGAATGGCGTCGAAGCTGTCCTCTGCCCTGCTCGCCGCGGACGCCGGCGTGCCGGTGCTGCTGGCCGCCGCCGCCGATGCCGCGTCCGCCCTCGCGGACGCGTCGGTGGGTACGGTCTTCGCCCCGCGCCCGGAACGCATGTCGGCACGGCGGTTCTGGGTCCGCTATGCGGCGGAGGCCAGCGGGGTCTTGACCTTGGACGACGGCGCGGTGAATGCGGTGGTCAGGGGACGGCGTTCGCTGCTGCCGGCCGGTATCACCGGGGTATCCGGCAAATTTCACGGCGACGATGTCGTCGAACTGCGCGGACCGGACGGGCAGACCGTGGCCCGCGGTGTGGTGGCCTACGACGCGGTCGAACTGGCGGCCATGATCGGCCGCTCCACCCGCGATCTCCCCCCGGAACTGCGCCGCCCCGTCGTGCACGCCGACGATCTCGTCGCCACCTGA
- a CDS encoding cytochrome P450, producing MSVSPITPVQRTYDPIDLSSRAFWSTTADDREVAFAELRAQRPVSWHPPVEDSLMPDPADRGYWAVTRHADVVEVSRNSEVFLSGQGVLFENVPQELLEASQSFLAMDPPRHTVIRKVVHSAFTPRQVRRIEDSIKANAAEIVSELRAAGSGADFVDLCAKELPIRTLSDMVGIPESERHQVAAAADALVSWGDPVYLDGRNPLEVLVTNQMYLHQVALALAADRRANPGDDLFSALVHAEVEGSRLTDQEIAAFFVLLAVAGNDTTRQTTSHALKALTDFGDQRAWLAEDFDDRIGLAVEEFVRFATPVMTFRRTAASDYELGGQQITAGEKVVMFYSSANRDAAVFDRPERLDLSRHPNPHVGFGGGGRHFCLGAHVARAQLRAIFAELLGQLPDIAAGEPSYVAGNFVHAIRAMPCTF from the coding sequence ATGTCTGTGTCACCGATCACACCCGTGCAGCGCACCTACGATCCGATCGACCTGTCGTCGCGGGCCTTCTGGTCCACCACCGCCGACGACCGCGAAGTCGCCTTCGCCGAATTGCGGGCGCAGCGTCCGGTGAGCTGGCATCCGCCGGTCGAGGATTCGTTGATGCCCGACCCGGCCGACCGCGGTTACTGGGCGGTGACCCGGCACGCCGACGTCGTCGAGGTCAGCCGCAACAGCGAGGTGTTCCTGTCCGGGCAGGGCGTGCTGTTCGAGAACGTCCCCCAGGAACTGCTGGAGGCGTCCCAGTCGTTTCTGGCGATGGACCCGCCGCGGCACACGGTGATCCGCAAGGTGGTGCACTCGGCGTTCACGCCGCGGCAGGTGCGCCGCATCGAGGACTCGATCAAGGCCAACGCCGCCGAGATCGTCTCCGAACTGCGCGCCGCGGGCAGCGGTGCGGACTTCGTGGATCTGTGTGCCAAGGAGTTGCCGATCCGCACCTTGTCCGACATGGTCGGTATCCCGGAATCCGAGCGCCATCAGGTGGCCGCGGCCGCCGACGCGCTGGTGTCCTGGGGAGACCCGGTCTACCTCGACGGGCGCAACCCGTTGGAGGTGTTGGTGACCAACCAGATGTACCTGCACCAGGTGGCGCTCGCCCTGGCGGCCGACCGCCGCGCCAACCCGGGGGACGATCTGTTCAGCGCGCTGGTGCACGCCGAGGTCGAGGGTTCGCGGTTGACCGATCAGGAGATCGCGGCATTCTTCGTGCTGCTCGCCGTGGCCGGTAACGACACCACCCGCCAGACCACCAGCCACGCGCTGAAGGCGCTGACCGACTTCGGTGACCAGCGGGCGTGGCTGGCCGAGGATTTCGACGACCGCATCGGTCTCGCCGTGGAGGAGTTCGTCCGGTTCGCGACGCCGGTGATGACGTTCCGGCGCACCGCGGCAAGCGATTACGAACTGGGCGGCCAGCAGATCACGGCGGGGGAGAAGGTGGTGATGTTCTACTCCTCGGCCAACCGCGATGCCGCGGTGTTCGATCGCCCGGAGCGCCTGGATTTGAGCCGGCACCCCAATCCGCATGTCGGATTCGGCGGTGGAGGACGACACTTCTGCCTCGGCGCGCACGTGGCCCGCGCCCAGCTGCGGGCCATCTTCGCCGAGCTGCTGGGTCAGCTACCGGATATCGCGGCCGGTGAGCCGTCCTATGTGGCGGGCAATTTCGTGCACGCCATCCGCGCGATGCCCTGCACGTTCTAG
- the rplU gene encoding 50S ribosomal protein L21 has translation MAADNATYAVVKTGGKQYKVAVGDVVKVEKIESEPGSSVSLPVALVVNGATVTTAADDLAKVAVTGEILEHTKGPKIRIHKFKNKTGYHKRQGHRQQLTVLKVTGIK, from the coding sequence ATGGCAGCCGATAACGCCACGTACGCAGTCGTCAAGACTGGCGGCAAGCAGTACAAGGTCGCCGTCGGGGACGTTGTCAAGGTCGAGAAGATCGAGTCCGAGCCCGGCTCGTCGGTCTCTCTGCCGGTTGCCCTGGTCGTCAACGGCGCGACGGTGACCACCGCCGCGGATGACCTGGCCAAGGTCGCCGTCACCGGCGAGATCCTGGAGCACACCAAGGGCCCCAAGATCCGCATCCACAAGTTCAAGAACAAGACCGGCTATCACAAGCGCCAGGGTCACCGTCAGCAGCTGACGGTGCTCAAGGTCACCGGAATCAAGTAA
- a CDS encoding NAD-dependent protein deacetylase → MDAPELVAVLAGRRVAVLTGAGMSTDSGIPDYRGPDSPPSNPMTIGQFRSDPVFRQRYWARNHLGWRHMDDTEPNAGHRALARLESAGVVSGLITQNVDLLHTKAGSRTVVNLHGTYAQVVCLNCGRTMSRETLAEELEALNPGFADRAERLGGIAVAPDADAVVADTSSFRYLDCPHCAGMLKPDIVYFGESVPKERVQQAFSLVDGADALLVAGSSLTVFSGYRFVRHAAAAGKPIAIVNRGPTRGDALATVKVEAGCSELLTLLAGELTTVPR, encoded by the coding sequence GTGGATGCTCCGGAACTGGTGGCCGTGCTGGCGGGGCGCCGGGTGGCCGTCCTCACCGGTGCCGGGATGTCGACCGATTCGGGCATTCCCGACTACCGCGGGCCGGACTCCCCACCCAGCAATCCGATGACCATCGGTCAGTTTCGCTCCGACCCGGTGTTCCGGCAGCGCTACTGGGCCCGCAATCATCTCGGGTGGCGCCACATGGACGACACCGAACCCAATGCGGGCCACCGGGCGCTGGCGCGCCTGGAGTCGGCCGGGGTGGTGTCGGGCCTGATCACTCAGAACGTCGACCTGCTGCACACCAAGGCCGGCAGCCGCACGGTGGTCAACCTGCACGGCACCTACGCCCAGGTGGTGTGCCTGAACTGCGGGCGGACCATGTCACGAGAGACCCTGGCCGAGGAACTGGAGGCACTCAACCCCGGGTTCGCCGACCGTGCCGAACGCCTCGGTGGCATCGCGGTGGCACCCGACGCGGACGCCGTGGTGGCCGACACGTCCAGCTTCCGGTATCTGGACTGTCCGCACTGCGCAGGCATGCTCAAACCCGATATCGTCTACTTCGGCGAGAGCGTGCCCAAAGAGCGCGTACAGCAGGCATTTTCACTGGTCGATGGCGCCGACGCGCTGCTGGTCGCGGGTTCCTCGCTGACGGTGTTCTCCGGATACCGGTTCGTCCGGCACGCGGCCGCCGCGGGGAAGCCGATCGCCATCGTCAACCGCGGCCCCACCCGCGGTGACGCGTTGGCCACCGTCAAGGTCGAGGCCGGCTGCTCCGAGCTGCTGACCCTGCTGGCCGGCGAGCTCACCACCGTCCCCCGGTGA
- a CDS encoding TetR/AcrR family transcriptional regulator, with translation MASVTRVTRKSQANRQQRREQIERQLLDATDRLMSDGTSFTELSVDRLATEAGISRASFYIYFEDKGDLLRRLARQVFGDLTEDAAEWWAVAGRRDPADIRSSMARLIASYRRHQPVLIALNEMAGYDATVGATYRELLTGICEQFAGVITAGQADGSIRSTLPAATTASSLVWMVERVCQQNLPLQPPSYDAELADTLTEIIRGALYLDG, from the coding sequence ATGGCATCGGTGACCCGGGTGACGCGCAAGTCCCAGGCCAATCGCCAACAGCGCCGCGAACAGATCGAACGCCAACTGCTGGACGCGACCGATCGGCTGATGTCCGACGGCACCAGCTTCACCGAGCTCAGCGTGGACCGACTCGCCACCGAGGCCGGGATCTCGCGGGCCAGTTTCTACATCTACTTCGAGGACAAAGGCGACCTGCTGCGCCGGCTGGCCCGGCAGGTCTTCGGCGACCTGACCGAGGACGCCGCCGAATGGTGGGCGGTGGCCGGGCGCCGCGATCCCGCCGATATCCGGTCGTCCATGGCCCGCCTCATCGCCAGTTACCGTCGCCACCAACCGGTGCTGATCGCACTCAACGAGATGGCGGGCTACGACGCCACCGTCGGCGCGACCTATCGCGAACTGCTCACCGGGATCTGCGAGCAGTTCGCCGGCGTCATCACCGCCGGCCAGGCCGACGGGTCCATTCGTTCCACCCTGCCGGCGGCCACCACGGCCAGCAGTCTGGTGTGGATGGTGGAGCGGGTCTGCCAGCAGAACCTGCCGTTGCAGCCGCCTTCCTACGACGCCGAGCTCGCCGACACACTGACCGAGATCATCAGAGGCGCACTCTATTTGGACGGCTAG
- the obgE gene encoding GTPase ObgE, which translates to MPRFVDRVVIHAQAGNGGNGCASVHREKFKPLGGPDGGNGGRGGSIVLVVDPQVHTLLDFHFHPHVVAASGKPGAGSNRDGAIGADLEVRVPDGTVVLDEDGRMIADLVGAGTRFEAVAGGRGGLGNAALASRARKAPGFALLGEKGQARDLTLELKTVADVGLVGFPSAGKSSLVSTISAAKPKIADYPFTTLVPNLGVVSAGDHTFTVADVPGLIPGASAGRGLGLDFLRHLERCAVLVHVVDCATMEPGRDPISDIEALEAELAAYQPTLQGDSALGDLADRPRAVVLNKIDVPDARELAEFVRDEVAEKFGWPVLEISTVTRDGLRPLIFALWDMVAAYRAAQPEVAPRRPVIRPIAVDETGFTVTPDGAGGFVVRGTRPERWIAQTAFDNDEAVGYLGDRLARLGVEDALLKQGAKPGCAVTIGDVTFDWEPQTLAGVDTQMSGRGTDLRLEQTDRIGAAERKAARRERRLPDVDES; encoded by the coding sequence ATGCCCCGTTTCGTCGATCGCGTCGTCATCCACGCGCAGGCCGGCAACGGCGGTAACGGCTGTGCCTCGGTGCACCGCGAGAAGTTCAAGCCCCTCGGCGGGCCCGACGGCGGCAACGGCGGCCGCGGCGGCTCCATCGTCCTGGTGGTCGACCCGCAGGTGCACACACTGCTGGACTTCCACTTCCATCCGCACGTGGTCGCAGCGTCCGGTAAGCCGGGTGCGGGCAGCAACCGCGACGGCGCCATCGGTGCCGATCTGGAGGTCAGGGTTCCCGACGGCACCGTGGTGCTCGACGAGGACGGCCGGATGATCGCCGACCTGGTGGGCGCGGGCACCCGGTTCGAGGCCGTGGCGGGTGGCCGCGGCGGGCTGGGCAACGCGGCGCTGGCCTCCCGGGCCCGCAAGGCTCCCGGCTTCGCCCTGCTCGGGGAGAAGGGCCAGGCCCGCGACCTGACGCTGGAACTCAAGACCGTGGCCGACGTCGGCCTGGTCGGTTTCCCGTCGGCCGGCAAGTCTTCGCTGGTCTCCACGATCTCGGCGGCAAAACCCAAGATCGCCGACTATCCGTTCACCACCCTGGTGCCCAATCTGGGTGTGGTTTCGGCCGGCGATCACACCTTCACCGTCGCCGACGTGCCCGGCCTGATTCCCGGCGCCTCCGCCGGCCGCGGTCTGGGCCTGGACTTCCTGCGCCACCTGGAACGCTGCGCGGTGTTGGTGCATGTGGTGGACTGCGCCACCATGGAACCCGGCCGTGACCCGATCTCCGACATCGAAGCCTTGGAAGCCGAGTTGGCCGCCTATCAGCCCACGCTGCAGGGTGATTCGGCACTCGGTGATCTCGCCGACCGCCCCCGCGCGGTGGTGCTGAACAAGATTGACGTGCCCGACGCCCGCGAACTTGCCGAGTTCGTCCGTGACGAGGTCGCCGAGAAGTTCGGCTGGCCGGTGCTGGAGATCTCGACGGTCACCCGGGACGGTCTGCGGCCATTGATCTTTGCCTTGTGGGACATGGTCGCCGCCTACCGTGCCGCCCAGCCGGAGGTCGCTCCGCGCCGCCCCGTCATCCGCCCGATCGCGGTGGACGAGACCGGCTTCACCGTCACCCCGGACGGTGCGGGTGGTTTTGTGGTGCGGGGCACCCGACCGGAGCGCTGGATCGCCCAGACGGCCTTCGACAATGACGAGGCCGTCGGCTACCTCGGTGACCGGCTGGCCCGTCTCGGCGTCGAGGACGCACTGCTCAAGCAGGGCGCCAAGCCCGGCTGCGCGGTCACCATCGGCGACGTCACGTTCGACTGGGAACCGCAGACCCTGGCCGGGGTGGACACCCAGATGTCGGGCCGTGGAACCGATCTGCGCCTGGAACAGACCGACCGCATCGGTGCGGCCGAACGTAAGGCGGCCCGCCGGGAGCGTCGTCTCCCCGACGTGGACGAGTCGTGA
- a CDS encoding PIG-L deacetylase family protein encodes MTRRSVLAVGAHPDDIELGCGGALAKHVAAGDKVAMLVVTRGEEGPGRSAQRVAEQLAAVDVLGVDTLLWGEGFLDCRVSLQEFELVHLIEDAIEQVSATVIYTHMANDSHQDHRVVSRCTMGAARWVSTIMAYGGPSAVSFNPTSFIDISDSLDKKIEALMCHVSQAEASEKVSASWVRSSAEHYGFLCRRPFAEGFEPIRQVVDF; translated from the coding sequence ATGACACGTCGATCGGTACTCGCGGTGGGAGCCCACCCCGACGATATCGAACTTGGCTGCGGGGGCGCCTTGGCTAAACACGTCGCGGCCGGCGACAAGGTCGCCATGCTGGTGGTCACCCGCGGCGAGGAAGGTCCCGGCCGATCGGCGCAACGCGTCGCCGAGCAGTTGGCCGCCGTCGACGTGCTCGGTGTGGACACCCTGCTGTGGGGCGAAGGCTTCTTGGACTGCCGGGTGTCGTTGCAGGAGTTCGAACTCGTCCACCTCATCGAGGACGCGATCGAACAGGTTTCGGCCACCGTCATCTACACCCACATGGCCAACGACAGTCATCAGGATCACCGGGTCGTCTCGCGCTGCACCATGGGCGCGGCGCGCTGGGTGTCGACGATCATGGCCTACGGCGGCCCGTCGGCGGTCAGCTTCAATCCGACGTCGTTCATCGACATCTCCGATTCGCTCGACAAGAAGATCGAGGCGCTGATGTGCCATGTCTCGCAGGCGGAGGCGAGTGAGAAGGTCAGTGCCTCGTGGGTGCGCAGTTCGGCCGAGCACTACGGCTTCCTGTGCCGGCGGCCGTTCGCCGAGGGCTTTGAACCGATCCGCCAGGTCGTCGACTTCTAA
- a CDS encoding translation initiation factor IF-2 N-terminal domain-containing protein, translated as MAEDAPTQDLSESTQSSEELPAKLRVHSLARVLGTTSKRIVDALAELDGRARSPHSTVERAQAEQVREVLNAEAAASAVEVPVTETPVEPAAADTPAEAETAVAPVAVVEEPESRLLLEAPPAVEAAPDTAPSEAGTQPAPYLPLFVAPQPVPAIKARPVPAADETDDTDDDDDDADEADDTAGEDDQSDRPAARRRRRGRRGRGRGRGEQSAEDGEESEDADADTAEQSGTEDSEGDNENDEADSEDGDSDDTEDGAGSEAGSRRRRRRRRRKSGTPDSDEAVAPDDPPNTVVHERAPREKSAKAGRDPDEIQGISGSTRLEAKRQRRRDGRDAGRRRPPILSEAEFLARREAVERTMIVRDKIRTEPPHEGARYTQIAVLEDGVVVEHFVTSAGSASLVGNIYLGIVQNVLPSMEAAFVDIGRGRNGVLYAGEVNWEAAGLGGAQRKIEQALKPGDYVVVQVSKDPVGHKGARLTTQVSLAGRYLVYVPGASSTGISRKLPDTERQRLKEILREVVPAGAGVIIRTASEGVKEDDIRSDVNRLQERWTQIEANAAEVTKKKAGAAIALYEEPDVLVKVIRDLFNEDFTGLIVSGDDAWNTISNYVNDVAPELVPRLTKYEPSAPDGPDVFAVHRIDEQLAKAMDRKVWLPSGGTLVIDRTEAMTVVDVNTGKFTGSGGNLEQTVTKNNLEAAEETVRQLRLRDIGGIIVIDFIDMVLESNRDLVLRRLTEALARDRTRHQVSEVTSLGLVQLTRKKLGTGLIEAFSTTCTHCAGRGIHLHADPVDSAAPSGNGGGRKSEPGSGNSRRSKRGKKAAKTEEVVADDIQMAKVPAHAAGEHPMFKAMAAGLHGSEEDVPDEDAPAEESIVDGADTEDAEDIEEATSDAAFDESDDDESDEDDLDLDDDDDEEDDDEIEVLDDDSDDEDSDDEVSDDEDSDDEDSDDEDSDDEDSDDEDSEDEDAEAVTYQPPVAAPRGRGRRRAAARPAGPPAG; from the coding sequence GACGGTCGAGCGGGCGCAAGCCGAACAGGTCCGCGAGGTGCTGAACGCCGAGGCCGCCGCGTCCGCGGTCGAGGTCCCGGTGACCGAGACGCCCGTCGAACCCGCCGCCGCCGACACCCCCGCCGAGGCGGAGACCGCTGTCGCACCCGTCGCCGTCGTGGAAGAGCCCGAATCCCGTCTGCTGCTGGAGGCGCCCCCCGCTGTGGAGGCGGCCCCGGACACCGCGCCGAGCGAGGCCGGCACCCAGCCGGCTCCCTACCTGCCGCTGTTCGTCGCGCCCCAGCCGGTGCCTGCCATCAAGGCGCGCCCCGTGCCCGCCGCCGACGAGACCGATGACACCGACGACGATGACGACGACGCCGACGAGGCCGACGACACCGCCGGTGAGGACGACCAGTCGGACCGGCCCGCCGCGCGGCGCCGCCGCCGCGGCCGTCGGGGCCGCGGTCGTGGTCGCGGGGAGCAGAGCGCCGAGGACGGCGAGGAGTCCGAGGACGCGGATGCCGACACCGCCGAGCAGTCCGGTACCGAGGATTCCGAGGGCGACAACGAGAACGACGAGGCCGACTCCGAGGACGGCGATTCCGACGACACCGAGGACGGCGCGGGCTCGGAGGCGGGCAGCCGCCGTCGCCGCCGTCGCCGTCGTCGCAAGTCGGGTACCCCGGATTCCGACGAAGCCGTCGCCCCCGACGATCCGCCCAACACCGTCGTGCACGAGCGAGCGCCGCGGGAGAAGTCGGCCAAGGCCGGCCGCGACCCGGACGAGATCCAGGGCATCTCCGGGTCCACCCGGTTGGAGGCCAAGCGCCAGCGCCGCCGCGACGGCCGGGACGCCGGGCGCCGTCGACCGCCGATCCTGAGTGAGGCCGAATTCCTGGCCCGCCGGGAAGCGGTCGAGCGCACCATGATCGTGCGGGACAAGATCCGCACCGAACCGCCGCACGAGGGCGCCCGCTACACCCAGATCGCGGTCCTCGAAGACGGCGTCGTGGTCGAGCATTTCGTGACGTCGGCGGGGTCGGCATCGCTGGTCGGCAACATCTACCTCGGCATCGTGCAGAACGTGCTGCCCTCGATGGAGGCCGCGTTCGTCGATATCGGCCGCGGCCGCAACGGTGTGCTCTACGCCGGCGAGGTCAACTGGGAAGCGGCCGGTCTCGGCGGCGCCCAGCGCAAGATCGAACAGGCACTCAAGCCCGGCGATTACGTCGTCGTGCAGGTCAGCAAGGACCCGGTCGGCCACAAGGGCGCCCGGCTCACCACGCAGGTCTCACTGGCCGGCCGCTACCTCGTGTACGTGCCGGGTGCGTCCTCGACCGGAATCAGCCGCAAGCTGCCCGACACCGAACGGCAGCGCCTCAAGGAGATCCTGCGCGAGGTTGTTCCGGCCGGTGCCGGCGTGATCATCCGGACCGCGTCCGAGGGCGTCAAGGAAGACGACATCCGCTCGGATGTGAACCGGCTGCAGGAGCGCTGGACACAGATCGAGGCCAACGCCGCCGAGGTCACCAAGAAGAAGGCCGGCGCCGCGATCGCGCTCTACGAAGAGCCCGACGTACTGGTCAAGGTGATCCGCGATCTGTTCAACGAGGACTTCACCGGCCTCATCGTGTCCGGCGACGACGCCTGGAACACCATCAGCAACTACGTGAATGACGTTGCGCCGGAGCTTGTTCCGCGCCTGACGAAATACGAGCCGAGTGCTCCGGACGGCCCCGACGTGTTCGCCGTGCACCGCATCGACGAACAGTTGGCCAAGGCGATGGACCGCAAGGTGTGGCTGCCCTCGGGTGGCACCCTGGTCATCGACCGCACCGAGGCGATGACCGTCGTCGACGTCAACACCGGCAAGTTCACCGGTTCCGGCGGCAACCTCGAGCAGACGGTGACCAAGAACAATCTCGAAGCCGCCGAGGAGACGGTGCGCCAGCTGCGGTTGCGCGATATCGGCGGGATCATCGTCATCGACTTCATCGATATGGTGCTGGAGTCCAACCGCGACCTCGTGCTGCGGAGGCTGACCGAGGCGCTGGCCCGGGACCGCACCCGTCACCAGGTGTCCGAGGTGACCTCGCTCGGCCTGGTGCAGCTGACCCGCAAGAAGCTCGGCACCGGCCTGATCGAGGCCTTCTCCACGACCTGCACGCACTGCGCGGGCCGCGGCATCCATCTGCACGCCGATCCGGTGGACTCCGCGGCACCGTCCGGGAACGGCGGCGGCCGCAAATCCGAGCCGGGCTCCGGCAACAGCCGACGCAGCAAGCGTGGCAAGAAGGCGGCCAAGACCGAAGAGGTGGTGGCCGACGACATCCAGATGGCCAAGGTGCCGGCGCACGCGGCCGGTGAACACCCGATGTTCAAGGCCATGGCGGCCGGCCTACACGGATCCGAGGAGGACGTTCCCGACGAGGACGCACCCGCCGAGGAGTCGATCGTGGACGGCGCCGACACCGAGGACGCCGAGGACATCGAGGAAGCGACCTCCGACGCCGCTTTCGACGAGTCCGATGATGACGAGTCCGACGAGGATGACCTGGACCTCGATGACGACGATGACGAAGAGGACGACGACGAGATCGAGGTCCTCGACGACGACTCCGATGACGAGGACTCCGATGACGAGGTCTCCGATGACGAGGACTCCGATGACGAGGACTCCGATGACGAGGACTCCGACGACGAGGACTCCGACGACGAGGACTCCGAGGACGAGGACGCCGAAGCGGTCACCTACCAGCCCCCGGTCGCGGCCCCCAGGGGCCGGGGTCGTCGGCGGGCGGCCGCCCGCCCGGCAGGCCCGCCGGCCGGCTGA
- a CDS encoding protoporphyrinogen/coproporphyrinogen oxidase has product MPTFLVVGAGATGIGAAVRLTELGIDHLVVDAGERLGGMSASVTDGAGFTWDLGGHVLHSHFADFDRAVQASGVQMHHVTRNGWVWLHGDGPQSLVPTPIQQQLAELPADLDPDAPIGHLADYYRNNFGSRLYGEFFEPYNRKMWTLPLERVDHEWTSLRSGSAARNVPVLGLAGGPPAPASTFPYPVGGTGALWQAVHDRLMTPDALRLRTRVLGIDPRAREAHLDDGSTVRFRFCISTAPVTDALGWIGWSEGVSTLHASRVHAVGLGYSGPPPTTLADKTWLYCPADSVPWYRATMLSNYDPANAGPGRWNILCEVPIFADDPISAPDAVEGVQRSLQLLGADPGKVVSRFVETLEFGYPVPTLGRDRLLRAADVRLRAHGIYSRGRFGGWRYESSNQDYGYVQGRQAVDNALSGTPEDVYWHPERY; this is encoded by the coding sequence GTGCCAACGTTTCTCGTGGTGGGCGCCGGCGCCACCGGCATCGGGGCTGCGGTCCGGCTGACCGAACTCGGTATCGATCACCTTGTCGTGGACGCCGGGGAACGCCTGGGCGGCATGTCCGCCTCGGTGACCGACGGCGCCGGGTTCACCTGGGATCTGGGCGGCCACGTGCTGCACAGCCATTTCGCGGACTTCGACCGCGCGGTGCAGGCCAGCGGTGTCCAGATGCATCACGTCACTCGCAACGGCTGGGTGTGGCTGCACGGCGACGGGCCACAAAGCCTGGTGCCCACCCCCATCCAACAGCAGCTCGCCGAGCTTCCCGCGGATCTGGACCCGGATGCCCCGATCGGTCATCTTGCCGACTACTACCGCAACAACTTCGGCAGCCGGCTCTACGGCGAGTTCTTCGAGCCCTACAACCGCAAGATGTGGACGCTGCCGCTGGAGCGTGTTGACCACGAGTGGACGTCGCTGCGCAGCGGCAGCGCGGCCCGAAATGTTCCCGTGCTCGGGCTGGCCGGTGGCCCGCCGGCGCCGGCATCGACGTTTCCATATCCGGTCGGCGGTACCGGCGCCCTCTGGCAGGCCGTACATGATCGGCTGATGACACCGGATGCGTTGCGGCTACGGACCAGGGTGCTCGGTATCGACCCCCGCGCCCGCGAGGCGCATCTCGACGACGGCAGCACGGTGCGGTTCCGATTCTGCATCAGCACCGCCCCGGTGACCGACGCGCTGGGCTGGATCGGCTGGTCCGAGGGGGTGTCGACGCTGCACGCCAGCCGGGTGCATGCCGTCGGGCTGGGTTACAGCGGGCCGCCGCCGACGACACTGGCAGACAAGACCTGGCTGTACTGTCCGGCGGATTCGGTGCCGTGGTATCGCGCGACGATGTTGAGCAACTACGACCCGGCCAACGCCGGGCCCGGGCGGTGGAACATCCTGTGCGAGGTGCCGATCTTCGCCGATGACCCGATCTCGGCGCCCGACGCCGTCGAGGGCGTGCAGCGTTCGCTGCAGTTGCTCGGCGCCGACCCTGGGAAAGTCGTGAGCCGTTTTGTCGAAACTCTCGAATTTGGTTATCCGGTACCCACTTTGGGGAGGGACCGCCTGCTGCGCGCGGCCGATGTACGGCTGCGCGCGCACGGTATCTACAGCCGGGGACGGTTTGGGGGCTGGCGCTACGAGTCGTCAAACCAGGACTACGGATACGTCCAGGGACGTCAAGCGGTCGACAACGCGTTGTCGGGTACGCCCGAGGATGTCTACTGGCACCCGGAGCGGTACTAG